The following DNA comes from Irregularibacter muris.
ATATTATATAAAACAGTAATAAAATACAGAATATAGATTATATATTTTTTTCATAGAAGGATGGGAGGGAATGATTTTGAAACTGGTATTTTTAATCGGAAATTTAGCTGTGGGAAAAATGACAGTGGGACAAGAGTTTGCAAAAATTACAGATTTGCGTTTATTCCATAATCATATGGCCATTGAACCAGTCATTGAAATATTTGGGTATTTTAATGGGAAAGTAATTAATAAATTAAGAGATGTAATTTTTGAAGAATTCGCTGTATCTGATCATTATGGATTAATATTTACATATATGTGGGCTTTCGACCAAAAATCTGATTGAGATTATGTTGAGCATGTAAGCAATATTTTTAGAAAAAACAATGCTGATGTTTATTATGTGGAACTTGTATCCCCTCAATCAATAAGGCTACAAAGAAATACTAGTGAAAATCGTTTAAAGTATAAGGCTTCAAAACAAGATATAGAAACCTCTAATCAAAGACTTATCAATGATGACAAGAAATATCGTTGCGTTAGCAACCAGGATGAAATACAGTTTGACAACTATATCAAAATTGACAATTCCAATCTTTCGGCAGAACTTGTTGCAAAAATGATAAAAGAACACTTTGCCCTATAAATTTATAGAAACATATACTAGAATGATAAATAGCCTTATATAAAATTAAAACTAAAGGGATGGGCTTTGATGGGATACCTCCTCTAAAAAATACCATGAAAAATTTAGAGATAATAGAGTTTGAGAAAGTATTCTGATATAAAATTTGTAGATTTAGAAAACCGATGATTTAGGAGGAATGAATGATGAAGGAAAGGCATTATAATAAATTGGTCAGGGATAATATCCCAGATATTATTAAAAAAGGTGGAAGTATCCCCGTGACCCGGGTCTTGGGCAAGGATGAATATATGGCTTGTTTACATAGAAAACTACAAGAAGAGGTTGCAGAGTATCTGAAAGATAATAACCTTGAAGAATTATGTGATATTTTAGAAGTGCTTGAGGCGATTGCTACAGTAATGGAATTTTCTGAGAATGAAATAGAAGAGGTAAAAGAGAAAAAGGCAGAAAAAAATGGAGCTTTTAAAGAAAAAATATTTTTGGAAAAGGTAATTGTAGAGGGGTAAATTTTCATAATAGATATAGGAAATAAAGAATTGCTAAATAGTAGGAGGAGACTATGGACTGTATCTTTTGTCAAATAGTAGAGGGAAAAATTGATTCAAATATAATTTATCAGGATGATTTAATTACATGTTTTTTGGATATTGACCCTATTCATGAAGGGCATATGTTGATTGTTCCTAATAAACATTATTTGGATGTTGATGAAATCCCTGATTAAACACTTATTACTATAGTGAGTTTATCCAAAAAGATTGTAAAGGTAATTAAAGAAAAATATTCCCCGGAGGGTTATAGTATGATGCAAAATG
Coding sequences within:
- a CDS encoding nucleoside triphosphate pyrophosphohydrolase; translated protein: MMKERHYNKLVRDNIPDIIKKGGSIPVTRVLGKDEYMACLHRKLQEEVAEYLKDNNLEELCDILEVLEAIATVMEFSENEIEEVKEKKAEKNGAFKEKIFLEKVIVEG